One segment of Rosa chinensis cultivar Old Blush chromosome 6, RchiOBHm-V2, whole genome shotgun sequence DNA contains the following:
- the LOC112171429 gene encoding uncharacterized protein LOC112171429 codes for MAKPESVPPNIRESTKFYPYFKDCVGAIDGTHIPATVVGREVSRYRNRHGKISQNVLAACNFDLQFTYVISGWEGSAHNSKVLNDAISTRNGLKVPPDEFPPEPEEDPIDNHEDNFEWDDFQTQDQQRENANEWRMSITTHMWIDAQPNANNENNNNEESENEGEE; via the exons ATGGCTAAACCTGAGTCTGTGCCACCTAACATAAGAGAAAGTACAAAGTTTTATCCTTACTTTAAG GATTGCGTCGGAGCTATAGATGGCACACATATTCCAGCAACGGTAGTTGGACGTGAGGTTAGCAGATATCGAAATCGACATGGGAAGATATCACAAAATGTATTAGCTGCTTGTAACTTTGATTTACAGTTCACATATGTAATTAGTGGATGGGAGGGTTCCGCTCATAATTCAAAAGTATTGAATGATGCGATTTCTACACGAAATGGACTCAAAGTGCCACCAG ATGAATTTCCTCCCGAACCAGAAGAAGATCCGATAGACAATCACGAAGATAATTTTGAATGGGATGATTTTCAAACCCAAGATCAGCAGAGAGAAAATGCTAATGAATGGAGAATGAGTATTACTACTCATATGTGGATAGATGCCCAACCAAAtgccaacaatgaaaacaataacaatgaagaaagtgaaaatgaagGAGAAGAATAA